A single Carnobacterium inhibens subsp. inhibens DSM 13024 DNA region contains:
- a CDS encoding hydroxymethylglutaryl-CoA reductase, degradative: protein MDKAYLDKFYKKSLTERMDALVDANILSSDDLLLNEGLLLSDELADNMIENYLITYQLPLGAALNFLIDGKDYVVPMAIEEPSVIAAASAGAKIIAQAGGFKTTISERIMIGQVALKNIPDISLAKINLTNHKKDILKKANAAHPSIVNRGGGAKDLSIRVIEQDEEAATPEFLIVHIHIATMEAMGANIINTMMEGITGYLETLTGGTALMSILSNYATECLATATCQISVDLLKRNDFSGEDIRDRLIEAGQLAYVDPYRAVTHNKGIMNGIDAVVLASGNDWRAISAGVHAYASRSGQYRALSSWKKAENGDLIGELTLPLPVGSVGGSISIHPAAQFSKRLLGYQSAKELEAVIVSVGLAQNFSALKALVTEGIQKGHMGLQARSLAISAGATGKAIEQVSEQLKHAKNMNLATAKELLQEILSLEE, encoded by the coding sequence ATGGACAAAGCCTATTTAGATAAATTTTATAAAAAAAGCCTCACTGAAAGAATGGATGCTCTTGTAGACGCAAATATCCTCTCTTCTGATGACTTGCTTCTAAACGAAGGTCTGCTTTTATCAGATGAACTTGCTGACAATATGATTGAAAATTACTTAATTACTTACCAACTTCCATTAGGAGCCGCTTTAAATTTTTTAATTGATGGAAAAGATTATGTTGTTCCGATGGCAATCGAAGAACCTTCTGTTATTGCAGCAGCCAGTGCCGGAGCAAAAATTATCGCTCAAGCTGGCGGATTCAAAACAACTATTTCAGAACGGATTATGATTGGGCAAGTAGCCTTAAAAAACATTCCTGATATCTCTCTTGCCAAAATCAACTTGACTAACCATAAGAAAGATATTCTCAAAAAAGCCAACGCCGCTCACCCTTCTATCGTTAATCGTGGCGGAGGAGCAAAAGATCTTTCAATTCGCGTTATTGAGCAGGATGAAGAAGCCGCAACACCTGAATTTTTAATCGTGCATATACACATAGCGACTATGGAGGCAATGGGAGCTAATATCATTAATACAATGATGGAAGGCATTACGGGGTATCTTGAAACTTTGACCGGTGGTACCGCTTTGATGAGCATTCTTTCTAACTATGCAACGGAGTGTTTGGCAACAGCTACTTGTCAGATTTCAGTTGATTTGCTAAAAAGAAACGATTTTTCGGGCGAAGACATACGCGACCGTTTAATTGAAGCCGGACAACTAGCTTATGTTGACCCTTACCGTGCAGTTACTCATAATAAAGGCATCATGAATGGTATCGATGCTGTTGTTTTAGCTTCTGGAAATGACTGGCGGGCTATTTCTGCTGGAGTTCATGCTTATGCCTCACGCAGTGGACAGTATCGTGCTCTTTCTTCTTGGAAAAAAGCTGAGAACGGTGATTTGATTGGTGAATTGACGTTGCCTTTGCCTGTAGGATCAGTTGGCGGTTCGATTTCGATTCATCCTGCTGCTCAGTTCAGCAAACGCTTGTTAGGATACCAATCGGCCAAAGAATTAGAAGCGGTGATTGTTTCAGTTGGATTGGCTCAAAACTTTTCAGCACTTAAAGCATTAGTGACTGAAGGAATCCAAAAAGGACATATGGGCTTGCAAGCTCGCTCTTTAGCCATCAGTGCAGGAGCTACTGGAAAAGCCATTGAACAAGTCTCAGAACAATTAAAACACGCTAAGAACATGAACTTAGCAACTGCAAAAGAATTGCTTCAAGAAATTTTATCTTTAGAAGAGTAA
- a CDS encoding hydroxymethylglutaryl-CoA synthase — protein MKIGVDKIGFYAPHLYVDMNKLAVARNVEPEKFTIGIGQEKMAVAPITQDPVTLAANAALTILDDEDKEKIDFVIFGTESGIDNSKSAAVYVHQLLGLNPNARSIEVKQACYGATAGIQMAKGHIALNPESKVLVLGSDIARYGLNTSGESTQGAGAVAMVISADPKILALEDKSAYLTADIMDFWRPVYSDKAFVDGKFSNEQYIHFFNTVWEQYKAKSDLGLNDFEAICFHLPYTKMGLKALRTVLEEADEADQERLLANYKSSTMYNRNVGNIYTGSLYLSLVSLLEQSDQLKDGARIGLYSYGSGAVGEFFTGILQPNYREYLQAKSHAELFAARTEVSIEEYEAVFQETVPVDGSTVEFDATKDTAAIYLAGIKDNMRQYVNKAN, from the coding sequence TTGAAAATTGGAGTAGACAAGATTGGTTTTTATGCACCGCATTTATATGTGGACATGAATAAATTGGCGGTAGCTAGAAATGTAGAACCAGAAAAATTCACCATTGGTATTGGTCAAGAAAAGATGGCAGTTGCTCCTATTACACAAGATCCAGTAACGTTAGCAGCCAATGCAGCTTTAACGATTCTAGATGATGAAGACAAAGAAAAAATCGATTTCGTTATTTTTGGTACAGAGTCAGGTATTGATAATTCTAAATCTGCAGCTGTCTATGTCCATCAGTTATTGGGCTTAAACCCGAATGCTCGATCGATCGAAGTCAAACAAGCTTGTTACGGAGCTACTGCAGGGATTCAAATGGCAAAAGGTCATATTGCCTTAAATCCAGAAAGCAAAGTTTTAGTATTAGGTTCTGATATTGCACGTTATGGATTAAATACTTCAGGAGAGTCTACTCAAGGAGCCGGTGCTGTTGCTATGGTTATCAGTGCAGATCCTAAGATATTGGCATTAGAAGATAAAAGTGCCTATCTAACTGCGGATATTATGGACTTTTGGCGTCCTGTTTATTCAGACAAAGCCTTTGTTGACGGCAAATTTTCAAATGAACAATACATTCACTTTTTCAATACAGTTTGGGAACAATACAAAGCTAAATCTGATTTAGGTTTAAATGATTTCGAAGCCATCTGTTTCCATTTGCCGTACACTAAAATGGGACTTAAAGCTTTGAGAACAGTATTAGAAGAAGCAGATGAAGCTGATCAAGAACGATTATTGGCTAACTACAAATCAAGCACAATGTATAACCGCAATGTTGGAAATATCTATACTGGTTCACTGTATCTGAGCTTAGTTTCTTTACTTGAACAAAGTGACCAGTTAAAAGATGGTGCTCGAATTGGGTTGTATAGTTACGGATCAGGTGCAGTAGGCGAATTCTTTACAGGTATTTTGCAACCAAACTACCGCGAATATCTGCAAGCAAAAAGTCATGCTGAATTGTTTGCTGCTAGAACAGAGGTCTCTATTGAAGAGTATGAAGCTGTTTTCCAAGAAACCGTTCCAGTTGATGGATCTACAGTAGAATTTGATGCGACAAAAGATACAGCAGCTATTTATTTAGCTGGTATAAAAGACAACATGCGTCAATATGTAAATAAAGCTAACTAA
- a CDS encoding sugar phosphate isomerase/epimerase family protein → MTTETIVVNMLVFDELVKEGKRQLDFFEGLSQLAIKKIEIRRDYIKEESEFKDLNEAAKKYGFELLYSVPELLYTDQMMTETELRLYAKEAYALGAKHLKFGAGYVKEVSTEDVVTLNNVLNEYEINHFTIENGQESYSTADKLNQISIQLIEKGAAVSLTFDTGNFMYVHEDPVKNAKLLKTNVTYVHLKDIKAGTLEMTLLNEGDISIAEVLKAFPSDINTAIEYPCGHDPLDVLKKEIDKLTAIKEAIEKLR, encoded by the coding sequence ATGACAACTGAAACAATTGTAGTAAATATGTTGGTTTTTGATGAATTAGTTAAAGAAGGAAAGAGACAATTAGATTTTTTTGAAGGTCTCTCTCAATTAGCGATAAAAAAAATAGAAATTAGAAGAGATTACATCAAAGAGGAGTCTGAATTTAAAGACCTTAATGAAGCAGCAAAAAAATACGGTTTTGAATTGTTGTATTCTGTTCCAGAATTGCTTTATACAGATCAAATGATGACAGAGACAGAACTAAGATTATATGCAAAAGAAGCGTATGCGTTAGGGGCTAAACATTTGAAATTTGGAGCTGGATACGTTAAAGAAGTTTCGACAGAAGATGTTGTGACTTTAAATAATGTATTAAATGAATACGAAATCAATCATTTTACGATTGAAAATGGTCAGGAAAGTTATTCCACAGCGGATAAACTAAACCAAATAAGTATTCAATTAATTGAAAAAGGGGCAGCTGTTTCTCTAACATTTGATACTGGGAATTTCATGTATGTTCATGAAGATCCAGTTAAAAACGCAAAGCTTTTAAAAACCAATGTAACGTATGTCCATTTGAAAGATATCAAAGCAGGTACATTAGAAATGACCCTGTTAAATGAAGGCGATATTTCTATAGCAGAAGTACTTAAAGCATTTCCAAGCGATATCAATACAGCAATTGAATACCCATGTGGACATGATCCGTTAGACGTATTAAAAAAAGAAATAGATAAACTAACAGCTATTAAAGAAGCGATAGAAAAATTAAGATAA